From Streptomyces yatensis, one genomic window encodes:
- a CDS encoding TetR/AcrR family transcriptional regulator, whose amino-acid sequence MRRDGAANKERVLLAAEQVFAASGAAGSTEEIARQAQVSIATVFRHFPTKQDLIEATAVRYLEKLTDEARRLADDTDPGRAFASLMRTLVSTGAVKMTLLDLLPPHSDDGDGLSQPVTAAVDAFRGALRSALERAQTAGAARPDATADDVSVLLRALAHVATPGEDGGVDRAVGIVLDGLGVPR is encoded by the coding sequence ATGCGCCGAGACGGGGCCGCCAACAAGGAGCGCGTTCTGCTCGCCGCCGAGCAGGTGTTCGCCGCGAGCGGGGCAGCGGGTTCCACGGAGGAGATCGCCCGGCAGGCCCAGGTCAGCATCGCCACGGTGTTCCGGCACTTCCCCACCAAGCAGGACCTGATCGAGGCCACCGCCGTGCGCTACCTCGAGAAGCTGACCGACGAGGCCCGCCGGCTCGCCGATGACACGGACCCCGGCAGGGCGTTCGCCTCCTTGATGCGGACCCTCGTGTCGACCGGAGCCGTCAAGATGACCCTGCTGGATCTGCTGCCTCCCCACAGCGACGACGGCGACGGCCTGTCCCAGCCGGTCACCGCGGCAGTCGACGCCTTCCGCGGAGCCCTCAGGTCGGCACTCGAACGCGCCCAGACCGCCGGGGCCGCCCGACCGGACGCCACCGCCGACGACGTATCCGTACTGCTGCGCGCCCTGGCCCATGTGGCGACCCCCGGCGAGGACGGAGGCGTCGACCGGGCCGTGGGAATCGTCCTCGACGGCCTCGGCGTACCGCGCTGA
- a CDS encoding 4-hydroxybenzoate 3-monooxygenase has translation MSVVDENTTVVIVGSGVAGLALGNFLLRGGIDCVVLEKRSRTYVEQRQRAGVIDHRAARMFRQWGLEDRVLDGVPFEPVLNFRIDGQTRPYTYLTGDGDGRFCPQQVLVRHLIDVFVSDGGDLRFDADDVSLESVSGDERPLVRYRDRAGTTRTISCDFIAGCDGDRGVSRATIPSGHLTRYAHDYGYAWLTVLAEVPANHQSMMAIHSRGFAGQFARGPEASRFYLQCPLDSSTAEWTDERIWEEIETRFGEPVKTRGEISSKQLVPLRSVVHDPMSHGRLYLLGDAAHIVPPMSAKGMNLALHDADVFAKAVIRQVEEQDASLLDTYSSTCLRHVWNYQAFAAWFTDLMHDSGDASYQGEFRRRIARAEFDRLYASASANRLFSEFLTGLN, from the coding sequence ATGTCCGTAGTGGACGAAAACACCACGGTGGTGATCGTGGGATCGGGAGTCGCCGGGCTCGCCCTCGGCAACTTCCTGCTGCGCGGCGGGATCGACTGCGTCGTCCTGGAAAAGCGCAGCCGTACGTACGTCGAGCAGCGGCAGCGGGCCGGCGTCATCGACCACCGCGCGGCACGCATGTTCAGACAGTGGGGACTCGAGGACAGGGTACTCGACGGCGTCCCCTTCGAGCCGGTGCTGAACTTCCGGATCGACGGCCAGACGCGCCCGTACACATACCTGACCGGCGACGGCGACGGACGCTTCTGCCCCCAGCAGGTGCTCGTTCGCCACCTCATCGACGTGTTCGTCAGCGACGGCGGAGACCTCCGGTTCGACGCCGACGACGTCTCGCTGGAGAGCGTTTCCGGCGACGAACGGCCCCTCGTGCGCTACCGGGACCGCGCCGGCACGACACGGACGATCAGCTGCGACTTCATCGCCGGCTGCGACGGCGACCGCGGTGTCAGCCGCGCGACCATCCCCAGCGGCCATCTCACCCGCTACGCGCACGACTACGGGTACGCATGGCTGACCGTCCTGGCCGAGGTTCCCGCCAACCACCAGTCCATGATGGCGATCCATTCCCGCGGCTTCGCCGGCCAGTTCGCGCGCGGCCCCGAGGCGAGCCGCTTCTACCTCCAGTGCCCGCTGGACAGTTCCACCGCGGAGTGGACGGACGAGCGCATCTGGGAAGAGATCGAGACCCGCTTCGGCGAACCCGTGAAGACACGGGGCGAAATCTCCAGCAAGCAGCTGGTGCCGCTGCGCAGCGTGGTCCACGACCCGATGAGCCACGGCCGGCTGTATCTGCTCGGAGACGCCGCCCACATCGTGCCTCCCATGAGTGCGAAGGGAATGAACCTGGCCCTCCACGACGCCGACGTGTTCGCGAAGGCCGTCATCCGCCAGGTCGAGGAGCAGGACGCGAGCCTGCTCGACACCTACTCGTCGACCTGCCTGCGGCACGTGTGGAACTACCAGGCGTTCGCGGCATGGTTCACCGACCTGATGCACGACTCCGGAGACGCCTCCTACCAGGGCGAGTTCCGGCGCCGGATCGCCCGGGCGGAGTTCGACCGCCTCTACGCGTCCGCATCGGCGAACCGCCTGTTCAGCGAATTCCTCACCGGGCTGAACTAG